The DNA segment TTGCGTTTGAAGAACATCCCATACAGAGTTGATGTTCTGGATGATGATAATGCTGCTGCGTTGAGGAAGTTCTGCTTGATTTACTATGACATTAGGGCCCTGATTTTGGACTTGGCTCTGAAGCTTGACATGATGAGGCATCTCGATTATCTACCAAGATATAAGCAGCAGATCCTTTCTCTGGAGGTTATGAAAATATATGCTCCTCTTGCTCATGCTGTGGGAACTAATCACTTATCACTTGAATTGGAAGATCTCTCATTTCAGTACCTATTTCCTTATTCTTATCTGTATGTTGATACCTGGTTGCAAAGTCATGAAACAGGGGGTAGATCAATTATTGATATATATAGGGAAGAGCTATTCCAAGCGCTAAAAGCCGATACCTTGCTCACAGCACTGGTTGATGATATATCAGTTGAAGGTCGGTATAAAAGTCGTTACAGTACGATGAAGAAGCTCTTGAAGGATGGTCGGAAGCCAGAAGATGTAAATGACGTGCTTGGCCTGCGAGTGATATTAAATCCAAAGCCTGGAGCTGGAGCTGGAGATAGTGCATCGGAAGCTGGTGAGAGGGCATGCTACAGAGCTCATCAAATCATCCAATCTATGTGGAAAGAAATTCCTCATCGGACAAAAGATTATATTGCCAGCCCCAAACCTAATGGATATAAAAGCTTACATATGGCGGTAGATGCAAGTGACAATGGTAGGACCAGACCATTGATGGAAATACAGATCAGAACAACTCAGATGGACAGGTTAGCTGTTGGCGGAACGGCATCACATTCATTATACAAGGCAGGACTTACTGATCCGGTGGAGGTCGGTGTCTTTTGCACgtctaataattaaatatgtaaCTTTGCATGGATTCTTTAAACTTAAATGACTTATTTTACTTACTAAAAGAATTTACTGTGAGAACTATTTGGGAACTCATGTAAGTTATTTGTTGGTGCTTAGGCAAGGCGTCTGAAGACAATCATGCTAGCTGCAGCTGAGCTGGCAGCTCTGCGACTTAAAGATCTTCCAAACACAAACCATAAGGGGATTGAGATTGATCAGAGGGATAGAGTGTTTCGGCTTCTTGATAAGAATGGAGATGGTAAAATTAGCATAGAGGAACTTACAGAGGTAATAGAAGAGCTCGGTGCACCAGGAGAAGATGCCCGAGAGATGATGCAACTCCTTGATTCAAACAGTGATGGCTCCCTGAGCTCTGATGAATTCCATATGTTCCAAAAGCAGGTGATTTCATACTCTTTCATGAATAGGGAAATCTTTGATTATTCTATGTTATTCTTTGCATCTTCGTGCCCTTTTCAGAAAATTGTGACAATTATACTAATTGGTGAATAGATCATTTGTGAATGGATATTTCTTTCTACGTAAATACCATTTTCTGGTTTGTTGCCATAAAGCTAGCTGATTCTCCTCTCTTGTCAATTGtaacctttttttcttttggttaatTTGATTTTGCAGGTTGAGTTGGTGCGTTGTTTAGAGGCTAGAGATGATCAATACAAGAAATTGTTGAATGATAAGCTTCATATGGCAGATGACAGTGGTTTGATTCATGTATATAGTAAGGAGTTTGGAAACAGGCTTGCGAGTTAGTGCTGCATCCAATTGATATGAACAAAACTTTATGATATTATTATGAAAGGTTACCCACCATGACCTCTCTTACACCATTCCAACAACCAATATTATAATAACAACAACCAATCGTCCTCGTCCTCGTCCTCGTCCTCGTCCTCGTCCTCGTCCTCGTCCTCGTCCTCGTCCTCGTCCTCAGCTTAAGCTAGTCCCAGATAACTGATATAATTGCCATGtaaataagtttcttttttttggtattGCCATGTAAATAAGTTACTAACGGTTGCAAGCAAGATGGGCCTAAATGAGCAGTTTTTCTCGGCTCCCTTAAGGCTGTCAAAATGGGTCGAGCCCGTTGGATAGGCCTGTTTAACCACTTAAATAGGTGGGTTTTGGCTACTAAAATAGGTCTACAAAGATGAGATGTTTAGCCTTAATATGAAAGAAGGGTttagggaaaagaaaaagaggtggTCAACGGAGGTCAGGTGCTTGTCCGACGGCAGTTAGTGGTGGTATGACGTTGGTTCGGTGGCGGCCGATGGTGGCAAAATGGTGATAATTGGTGATAACTGTAGATATCATATTGTCACGGCTttggacacactccaacgctacCGTACCGGCACTTGAACTTACTCAATCTCTTGAGTtaagaccaagtcagcctaaccctcaatacttagcaaAAAAGCTAAGAATACAAGAGAACACAAGGGAAATGAAGTTTTGGTGGAAAAACACTTTATTGCTTAAGTGTATATTATAAATGATTCATCCATGACTCACACTAACTCTCACCTCCTATTTATAGCTATCCACTTCCTCAATGGATGGTTaagattaaatctaatcaacggtctagattaatcatctagaaccttctttacaaatatctatcctaccacTACTTTCTAAATACTTCTAGATTGTTCCATACTACTCTTCATACTTCTATATACATCCACACTCTTCTAGAACATTCTATGATCTTCTAGAGTCTTTTAAAACCTTCTAGGGTATTCCGGGATCTTCTAGGACATTGTAGAACGTTCCGGAACCATTTAGAGCATTCTCAAATACTCTAGAAAACTCTACAAATACTGTTAAATTTAACCTTCTAAATTTTACCGTGACATTCTCTCCCACCTAATGTGCATACGTCCTCGTCGCGTTCCGTTCATGATAGCGCTCTAGGTGTTCTTGGAATTGCCACAGATCTTCACGAGCTTCCCAACTAGCTTCGGTTATCAGGAGCCCTTTCCACTTGATTAAGTATTGGATACTTGGTGGTACCCCTCTTCGTCGCACGATGCGATTAgctaagatctctttgatttctttaTCAAAGGATCTAATTACCACGTGCGGAGTACGACTCGAGTCACCTCCACTCGATTCGTCTTGGTCTCCATGATATAGTTTAAGCATACTCACATGGAAGACCGGGTAGATCTTCATAGAGGGAGGGAGTTGTACTTTGTAAGCAACCTTCCCAACACGTCCAATGATCTCAAATGGCCCTTCGTATTTGCGGATTAAACCCTTAGGAACTTTGCGAAAGGCTTTGAATTATTGTGGAAGAAGTTTGATCATTACCTTGTCTCCCACTTGATAGCTTGCATACCTCCTCTTCTTATCTGCCCATTTTTTCATCCTCTTGGCAGCTTTGTCGAGGTAAGAACGAGTGACATCTGCTTGTTCTTCCCATGActtaatcatatgataagctccAGGGCTCTTCCCTGAGTAAGAGGAAAAAAGAGAGTGACGTGTAAGCAGCtgttattgatgagcggataatttata comes from the Arachis duranensis cultivar V14167 chromosome 7, aradu.V14167.gnm2.J7QH, whole genome shotgun sequence genome and includes:
- the LOC107458814 gene encoding probable GTP diphosphokinase CRSH, chloroplastic; amino-acid sequence: MELLRLHLHPARDVPVHSCLSNSTSTSSLLPTYHLLSLRRRRFPPPEACSADVDAALPLPSIAVPEHAGGKMVVELIGAFNELTERMNVLSTSSSRVLFKSLKLSIPILQNCPLSPDGRSPLSRALSVAIVLADLQMDAEVISAGILREVFEAGEVTIHEIRNQIGTGTAHLLHESLRLKNIPYRVDVLDDDNAAALRKFCLIYYDIRALILDLALKLDMMRHLDYLPRYKQQILSLEVMKIYAPLAHAVGTNHLSLELEDLSFQYLFPYSYLYVDTWLQSHETGGRSIIDIYREELFQALKADTLLTALVDDISVEGRYKSRYSTMKKLLKDGRKPEDVNDVLGLRVILNPKPGAGAGDSASEAGERACYRAHQIIQSMWKEIPHRTKDYIASPKPNGYKSLHMAVDASDNGRTRPLMEIQIRTTQMDRLAVGGTASHSLYKAGLTDPVEARRLKTIMLAAAELAALRLKDLPNTNHKGIEIDQRDRVFRLLDKNGDGKISIEELTEVIEELGAPGEDAREMMQLLDSNSDGSLSSDEFHMFQKQVELVRCLEARDDQYKKLLNDKLHMADDSGLIHVYSKEFGNRLAS